A single genomic interval of Trichosurus vulpecula isolate mTriVul1 chromosome 6, mTriVul1.pri, whole genome shotgun sequence harbors:
- the LOC118853763 gene encoding olfactory receptor 8K3-like, whose product MIKLNKTSGSQVTEFILMGITNHPELQRPLFVLFFLNYMATALGNLGLIILTSVDSHLQTPMYFFLRHLAFVDLGYSTAIGPKMLVSFTEDKNIIAYNECAVQLFFVGMFIASELFILSAMAYDRYVAICKPFFYMIIMSDSVCWLLVVMSYLYCIMMCLVITTKTFKASFCQSNIIKHFYCDSLPLLSIACSDISETELILMTFSACNLVSSLLIILVSYVLIFVTILRMNPSEGRHKAFSTCGSHLTVVVVFYGTLLFMYLQPQSRHSFDTDKMASVFYTLVIPMINPMIYSLRNKEVKGALKRLFKKLM is encoded by the coding sequence ATGATTAAGTTGAATAAAACCTCAGGGAGCCAGGTGACTGAATTCATTCTCATGGGCATCACAAACCATCCTGAGCTGCAGCGTcccctctttgttttgtttttcctcaactATATGGCCACAGCTCTTGGGAACCTGGGCCTGATCATTCTAACCAGTGTGGATTCCCACCTCCAAACCCCCATGTACTTTTTTCTCAGGCATTTGGCATTTGTTGATCTTGGCTATTCTACAGCTATTGGGCCAAAAATGCTGGTTAGTTTCACAGAGGACAAAAATATCATTGCCTATAACGAATGTGCAGTACAGCTATTTTTTGTTGGGATGTTTATTGCCAGTGAACTTTTTATCCTGTCAGCCATGGCCTATGACCGCTATGTGGCTATCTGTAAGCCGTTCTTCTATATGATCATCATGTCAGACAGTGTATGTTGGCTCTTAGTGGTTATGTCATACCTCTATTGCATCATGATGTGTCTAGTTATCACAACTAAGACTTTTAAAGCATCTTTCTGCCaatcaaatataataaaacatttctaCTGTGACAGTCTCCCTCTGTTATCCATTGCATGCTCAGACATAAGTGAGACTGAACTAATCCTCATGACCTTTTCTGCATGTAATTTGGTTTCTTCTCTTTTGATTATTCTTGTCTCCTACGTGCTTATTTTTGTGACCATCCTCAGGATGAACCCTTCTGAAGGTAGGCACAAAGCCTTCTCCACCTGTGGCTCTCACCTcacagtggtggtggtgttctATGGGACGCTTCTCTTCATGTACCTGCAACCCCAATCCAGACATTCCTTTGACacagacaagatggcctctgtcTTTTATACTCTAGTCATCCCCATGATCAACCCCATGATCTACAGCTTGAGAAACAAAGAAGTGAAAGGTGCCTtgaaaaggctttttaaaaaattgatgtaa